GCCCTTCTCCACGTGGGGCAGCAGCGCGTCCTGCTGCGCCTTGTTGAAGCGGTGGATCTCATCCACGAAGAGGAGGGTGCGCTGGCGGTTCATCCTCCAGCGCTCCTGGGCGCGGGCCACCGTCTCGCGGATGTCCTTCACGCCGGAGAGCACGGCGGAGAGGGACTCGAAGGCGGAGCCGGTGGAGTGGGCGATGACGTGGGCCAGCGTCGTCTTGCCCGTCCCCGGGGGGCCCCAGAGGATGAGGGACGGCACCTGGTCCTGCTGGATGGCCCGGCGGAGGAAGCGGCCCTCGCCCGTCAGGTGCTCCTGCCCGACGAAGTCCTCCAGGCGGGTGGGGCGCATCCGCTCGGCCAGGGGGGCCAGGGCGGCCTGGTCCTTCTGGCTGGCATGCTCGAAGAGGTCCATGGAGCAATCCTGTCGTCCGGGTCCCACGTGTCACAGGGTCATCGAAGCGGCCATTTCGTCCAGCGCTTCCCTGGCCGCCTGGACTAGAACCTGGGCCCATCGTGCAGACCCTGTTGCTCGTCGCCAAGAAGGACAAGCCCGAAGCGGCGGAGCTGGCCGCTCGCATCCGGGAGCGCTACCCCTCGCATGACGTGCTGGGGGACCGGCTCCTGGCCCATACGCTCGGCTGGCCCCGGGTGGACGACCGCGAGCTGGCCACCCGGGCCGACCTGGTGGTGGTGCTGGGGGGAGATGGCACCCTCATCCACGCGGCCCGGTTGCTGGACGGACGCCCCACGCCCATTCTCGGCGTCAACCTGGGCAGCCTGGGCTTCATGACGGAAATCCCCGTCGAGGAGCTGTTCCTCTCGCTGGACGAGGTGCTCGCCGGCCGCTTCAAGACGGACTCGCGGATGAAGCTCTGCTCGCGGCTGGTGCGCGACGGCAAGGTGCTGGTGCAGGACGAGGTCCTCAACGACGTGGTCATCAACAAGGGCGCGCTGGCGCGCATCGCGGACCACGAGGTGTCCGTCGAGGGCGTGCCCATCGCCACGTACAAGGCGGACGGCGTCATCCTGGCCACGCCCACCGGCTCCACCGCGTACTCGCTGTCGGCGGGTGGCCCCATCGTGCACCCGTCGGTGGACTGCACGGTGCTCACGCCCATCTGCTCGCACGCGCTCACGCACCGCCCCATCGTCGTGCCGGCGGACCGGACCATCCGCATCACCCTGGCCAGCGAGACGGCGGACACCTTCCTCACGCTGGACGGGCAGACGGGCCACGGCCTGCAGTGCGGCGACAGCATCGAGGTGGTGCGCTCGCCCAACCGGGTGAACCTGGTGCGCAACACCCGCGTGGGCTACTTCACCATCCTCCGGCAGAAGCTCCACTGGGGCGAGCGGTAGCGCGGGCGTGTTCGTCTTCCTGTCGAAGGTGTTGGATCTGCTGCTCGCGCCACTCTCGTGGGGCCTGCTGCTGGGCGTGGTGGGCCTGCTGCTGCGCCGGAGACGGGCGCGGCTGGCGGCGGGGCTGCAGGGGCTGGGGCTGCTGGTGGTGTACGTCTTCTCGCTCGAGCCGGTGGCCAATGGCCTCCAGCGGTGGGTGGAGGCGGGCGCGGTGTCCACGTACCGGCCGGACACGGTCTATGACGCCGTCATCGTGCTGGGCGGCGCGGTGGACGCGGACGCCACCGAGCGCTCGGGACTGCCCGAGTACACCCACCCGGTGGAGCGGATCCTCCGCGGCTACGAGCTGCTGCGGCAGGGGAGGGCGCGCCAGGTGCTGATCTCGGGAGGCACGCTGGACACGCGGCCCGGGGCGCTGGTGGAGGCGGACATCCTGGCGCGGCAGCTGCGGCTGTGGGGCGTCGAGCCGGAGCGCATGGTGCTGGAGGGGCGCAGCCGCAACACGCGGGAGAACGCGGTGGAGTCCGAGCGCCTCATCCGGGAGAAGGGCTGGCGGCGGCTGGTGCTGGTGACGAGCGCGGCGCACATGCCGCGGGCGCTGGGGACCTTTGAAGCGGTGGGGCTGAAGCCGGACACGCTGGTGGTGGACGTGCGCGCGCACGACTGGCACCTGCGCGGGACGTGGTGGCAGCCGCGGGCCTCCAACCTGTCGGCGGGGTCGGACGCCCTGCGCGAGCTCTTCGGGCGCCTCGTCTACCGGCTGCGCGGCTGGGCCTGAGCCCTTCCGAGGTGCTCGGGAAACCCCCTACGGGTGCGCGCTCGCCGTGCCCGGGCAGGACAGGACGTGCTTGCCGTCCTCGTGCTCCTTGTCGTCCTTCCTGGCGAGCTCCCGGGCCCCCCCGCGCAGCCGCTCGATGCGGCCCGTGGTGGCGGGGGCGATGGACTCGGCGGAGGCGAAGGCATCGCGCAGCACGTCCTGCGTGGTGCGGCCCTTGTCGGGCGAGACGCGGTACTTCGCGCCCTTGAACATGCTGTACCCGTCACCGCCGCCGGACATGTACGAGTTGGTGGCGAGCGAGTACGTCCGCTTCACATCCAACGGCTCGCCATTCACGGTGACGCGGACGATCCGGTCGCCCGGGGGGCGGCACACGTCGAAGGCGTACTGGATGCCGGAGACCTGGGGGAAGCGGCCGGGGTCCGTCTCCTCGGCGCTGCGGCTCACGCCGTGCTCGAGCGCCTGGCGCAGCACCGCGCCCGACACCTCGATGCTCACCACCGAGCCCGGGTAGGGGTGGATGGCCAGCACGTCGCGCCGGGTGAGCGGGCCCGGCCTCAGCACCGAGTCCGAGCGGATGGAGCCCCCATTGATGAGCGCCACCTCCGCGCCGGCGGCCTGGCGGTAGGCGTCCGCGACGAAGGAGGCCAGGTTCGTCTCGTGGCTGCGGTTGGATTCCTCGAGGGCATCCAGGGGCACCCGCGTGCGGCCCACGGGCTGGGACAGCTCGGCCATCATCGCGTCGTACTCGCGCATGGCCTTGGCGAAGGCGGGGTCCTCCGGCACCTCGGGCGTCACCGGCAGCATGTCGAAGTCCATGCTCTTGAGCTTGCCGCTCTGGGTGCCCACGTGCAGGGTGACGCGCCCCAGCTCCCGCGCCTCGGAGGACATCTTGATGATGGGCGTGCCGTTGGACACCGCCTGCATCATCACGTGCTCGTGGCCACCGATGATGAGATCGATGGGGGCGCAGCGGGCCAGCACCTTGTCCTCGGCGACGAACAGGTGCGTGAGGCCGATGATGATCTGCGCGCCCTGCTTGCGCATCTGCGGCACCAGCTCGCGCGCCTTGGCGCAGGTGTCCGTGAAGTACACGTCCGGGCCCGGCTTGGAGCTGTACTTCGTCTTGCCCAGCAGCACCCCGAAGATGCCCACCTTCACGCCGCCCACCTCGCGGATGACGAAGGGCGGGGTCTCGCCGAAGGTGCGGCCCGTCTTCTTGTCCATGACGTTGGCGCCCAGCCAGGTGAAGCGGGACTCCCGGATGCGCTCGAGCATCACGTCGGGGCCGAAGTCGAACTCGTGGTTGCCCAGCACCGCGAAGTCCAGGCCGAGCGCGTTCCACGCGTCGATCATCTGCTTGCCCTTGTGGAAGGTGGACTCCACGGAGGGCCCCAGCGTGTCACCGGCCATGAGGAACAGCGTGTTCGGCGACTCGGCGAGCACCTGCTTGCGCAGGGTGGACAGCCGCCCCAGTCCGCCCCGGGCCCCGAAGTCCACCGGGGTGAACTGGTACACGTCGTTGACGTGCAGCAGCGTGAGGGTGACGGTGGGTTCCTCTTCCTGCTCCGCCTCGGAGGCCGCGTTCTCGGCGGGTCTGGACTCCGCGGCCGGGGAGGACGTGGGTGCGCTCCCAGGGAGCGAGGCGCAACCAGCGGCGAGAAGCAGGGCGGCCAGGAGGGTGGCCAGGGGGCTCGGCGGGCGGAACGGGAAGGACATGGGTGTTCGTCTGGGAGTCCAATGTCCCATGTCCGGCCCGCTTGTGCATCCTTTCACGTGACCTCCCCGTGACGCGGTGTGGCGAGGTGCGTCTCCCTCCTCGCCTGGGAGGTTGCACGGGTCCGCGGACGCTTCACTACGGGTGGGGGACGGGGACGGAGATGGAGCACGCCGGCTCGCTCGGGGAGCGGCGCTCAGACGGTGTAGCGGCGCCCCTGTGCGAGCGGCTCGATGTTGCTCGCCCCGAGCTCGAAGTCATCCGGGTAGTGGATGAGCCGCATCTTCGCGCGCAGGGCGGCGGGCAGCGCGGCCAATTTCTCGTAGGGCGTGTGCACGCCGTAGTTCGTCTCGTGCACCACGAGGTCCGCCTCGGCGAGCCAGGAGATGAGGCCCTCGTCGTAGGCGGTGTCGGCGCTGTAGCCCAGGCAGCGGCCCCCGGCGCGGATGCGC
The sequence above is drawn from the Archangium gephyra genome and encodes:
- a CDS encoding NAD(+)/NADH kinase, with the protein product MQTLLLVAKKDKPEAAELAARIRERYPSHDVLGDRLLAHTLGWPRVDDRELATRADLVVVLGGDGTLIHAARLLDGRPTPILGVNLGSLGFMTEIPVEELFLSLDEVLAGRFKTDSRMKLCSRLVRDGKVLVQDEVLNDVVINKGALARIADHEVSVEGVPIATYKADGVILATPTGSTAYSLSAGGPIVHPSVDCTVLTPICSHALTHRPIVVPADRTIRITLASETADTFLTLDGQTGHGLQCGDSIEVVRSPNRVNLVRNTRVGYFTILRQKLHWGER
- a CDS encoding YdcF family protein, with amino-acid sequence MFVFLSKVLDLLLAPLSWGLLLGVVGLLLRRRRARLAAGLQGLGLLVVYVFSLEPVANGLQRWVEAGAVSTYRPDTVYDAVIVLGGAVDADATERSGLPEYTHPVERILRGYELLRQGRARQVLISGGTLDTRPGALVEADILARQLRLWGVEPERMVLEGRSRNTRENAVESERLIREKGWRRLVLVTSAAHMPRALGTFEAVGLKPDTLVVDVRAHDWHLRGTWWQPRASNLSAGSDALRELFGRLVYRLRGWA
- a CDS encoding bifunctional metallophosphatase/5'-nucleotidase, which translates into the protein MSFPFRPPSPLATLLAALLLAAGCASLPGSAPTSSPAAESRPAENAASEAEQEEEPTVTLTLLHVNDVYQFTPVDFGARGGLGRLSTLRKQVLAESPNTLFLMAGDTLGPSVESTFHKGKQMIDAWNALGLDFAVLGNHEFDFGPDVMLERIRESRFTWLGANVMDKKTGRTFGETPPFVIREVGGVKVGIFGVLLGKTKYSSKPGPDVYFTDTCAKARELVPQMRKQGAQIIIGLTHLFVAEDKVLARCAPIDLIIGGHEHVMMQAVSNGTPIIKMSSEARELGRVTLHVGTQSGKLKSMDFDMLPVTPEVPEDPAFAKAMREYDAMMAELSQPVGRTRVPLDALEESNRSHETNLASFVADAYRQAAGAEVALINGGSIRSDSVLRPGPLTRRDVLAIHPYPGSVVSIEVSGAVLRQALEHGVSRSAEETDPGRFPQVSGIQYAFDVCRPPGDRIVRVTVNGEPLDVKRTYSLATNSYMSGGGDGYSMFKGAKYRVSPDKGRTTQDVLRDAFASAESIAPATTGRIERLRGGARELARKDDKEHEDGKHVLSCPGTASAHP